In Mugil cephalus isolate CIBA_MC_2020 chromosome 20, CIBA_Mcephalus_1.1, whole genome shotgun sequence, the following are encoded in one genomic region:
- the pick1 gene encoding PRKCA-binding protein isoform X2 — MDYELEEDKLGIPTVPGTVTLKKDANNLIGISIGGGAQYCPCLYIVQVFDNTPAALDGTVAAGDEITGVNGKPVKGKTKVEVAKMIQAVQGEAVIHYNKLQADPKQGKSLDIVLKKVKHRLVENMSSGTADALGLSRAILCNDGLVKRLEELEKTAELYKGLMEHTKRLLRAFFELSQTHRAFGDVFSVIGVREPQAAASEAFVKFADAHRSIEKYGIQLLKTIKPMLHDLNTYLHKAIPDTKLTIRKYLDVKFEYLSYCLKVKEMDDEEYSSIAIGEPLYRVSTGNYEYRLVLRCRQEARARFAKMRKDVLEKIELLDQKHVQDIVFQLQRFVSGMSHYYDECYAVLKEADVFPIEVDLSRTMINYSSQSLAYTDEDEDEDGGGGGEGEEGGSGASRQTENGGEKLIDDA; from the exons ATGGACTATGAACTGGAGGAAGACAAGCT GGGGATACCAACAGTGCCTGGTACTGTGACTTTGAAAAAAGATGCTAATAACCTCATTGGCATCAGCATCGGTGGAGGGGCTCAGTACTGTCCTTGCCTTTACATCGTCCAG GTCTTTGACAACACCCCAGCTGCTCTGGATGGGACAGTGGCAGCAGGTGATGAAATCACAGGTGTGAACGGGAAACCAGTGAAGGGAAAGACTAAGGTGGAGGTGGCCAAGATGATTCAAGCTGTCCAG GGAGAAGCAGTAATCCACTACAACAAACTGCAGGCCGACCCGAAACAGGGGAAGTCTTTGGATATAG TGCTGAAGAAAGTCAAACATCGCCTGGTGGAGAACATGAGCTCGGGCACAGCGGACGCTCTAGGGCTCAGTAGAGCTATTTTATGCAACG atggACTGGTGAAAAGGCTGGAAGAGCTGGAGAAAACAGCAGAGCTCTACAAAG GGTTGATGGAGCACACCAAGAGACTCCTCCGAGCTTTCTTTGAGCTTTCTCAAACTCACAGAG cattTGGAGATGTTTTCTCCGTCATCGGCGTGCGAGAGCCTCAAGCTGCAGCCAGCGAGGCGTTTGTGAAGTTTGCTGACGCTCACCGCAGCATCGAGAAGTACGGCATTCAGCTTCTGAAGACCATCAAACCG ATGCTCCACGATCTGAACACGTACCTTCACAAGGCCATACCAGACACCAAGCTCACCATCCGCAAGTACCTGGATGTCAAGTTTGAATATCTG tcgTACTGCCTGAAGGTGAAGGAGATGGATGACGAGGAATACAGCAGCATT GCCATAGGAGAGCCTCTGTACCGCGTCAGCACCGGTAACTACGAGTACCGCCTGGTGCTGCGGTGTCGCCAGGAGGCTCGGGCCCGTTTCGCCAAAATGAGGAAGGACGTTTTGGAGAAGATCGAGCTGCTGGATCAGAAACATG TTCAGGACATCGTGTTCCAGCTGCAGCGCTTCGTCTCCGGCATGTCCCATTACTACGACGAGTGCTACGCCGTTCTGAAGGAGGCCGACGTCTTCCCCATCGAGGTGGACCTCTCCCGCACCATGATCAACTACAGCAGCCAGTCGCTCGCCTACAccgacgaggacgaggacgaggacggaggaggaggaggagaaggagaggaaggaggaagcgGCGCATCCAGACAAACGGAGAACGGCGGTGAAAAACTGATCGATGACGCATGA
- the pick1 gene encoding PRKCA-binding protein isoform X1: MFTDMDYELEEDKLGIPTVPGTVTLKKDANNLIGISIGGGAQYCPCLYIVQVFDNTPAALDGTVAAGDEITGVNGKPVKGKTKVEVAKMIQAVQGEAVIHYNKLQADPKQGKSLDIVLKKVKHRLVENMSSGTADALGLSRAILCNDGLVKRLEELEKTAELYKGLMEHTKRLLRAFFELSQTHRAFGDVFSVIGVREPQAAASEAFVKFADAHRSIEKYGIQLLKTIKPMLHDLNTYLHKAIPDTKLTIRKYLDVKFEYLSYCLKVKEMDDEEYSSIAIGEPLYRVSTGNYEYRLVLRCRQEARARFAKMRKDVLEKIELLDQKHVQDIVFQLQRFVSGMSHYYDECYAVLKEADVFPIEVDLSRTMINYSSQSLAYTDEDEDEDGGGGGEGEEGGSGASRQTENGGEKLIDDA, from the exons ATGTTCACAGACATGGACTATGAACTGGAGGAAGACAAGCT GGGGATACCAACAGTGCCTGGTACTGTGACTTTGAAAAAAGATGCTAATAACCTCATTGGCATCAGCATCGGTGGAGGGGCTCAGTACTGTCCTTGCCTTTACATCGTCCAG GTCTTTGACAACACCCCAGCTGCTCTGGATGGGACAGTGGCAGCAGGTGATGAAATCACAGGTGTGAACGGGAAACCAGTGAAGGGAAAGACTAAGGTGGAGGTGGCCAAGATGATTCAAGCTGTCCAG GGAGAAGCAGTAATCCACTACAACAAACTGCAGGCCGACCCGAAACAGGGGAAGTCTTTGGATATAG TGCTGAAGAAAGTCAAACATCGCCTGGTGGAGAACATGAGCTCGGGCACAGCGGACGCTCTAGGGCTCAGTAGAGCTATTTTATGCAACG atggACTGGTGAAAAGGCTGGAAGAGCTGGAGAAAACAGCAGAGCTCTACAAAG GGTTGATGGAGCACACCAAGAGACTCCTCCGAGCTTTCTTTGAGCTTTCTCAAACTCACAGAG cattTGGAGATGTTTTCTCCGTCATCGGCGTGCGAGAGCCTCAAGCTGCAGCCAGCGAGGCGTTTGTGAAGTTTGCTGACGCTCACCGCAGCATCGAGAAGTACGGCATTCAGCTTCTGAAGACCATCAAACCG ATGCTCCACGATCTGAACACGTACCTTCACAAGGCCATACCAGACACCAAGCTCACCATCCGCAAGTACCTGGATGTCAAGTTTGAATATCTG tcgTACTGCCTGAAGGTGAAGGAGATGGATGACGAGGAATACAGCAGCATT GCCATAGGAGAGCCTCTGTACCGCGTCAGCACCGGTAACTACGAGTACCGCCTGGTGCTGCGGTGTCGCCAGGAGGCTCGGGCCCGTTTCGCCAAAATGAGGAAGGACGTTTTGGAGAAGATCGAGCTGCTGGATCAGAAACATG TTCAGGACATCGTGTTCCAGCTGCAGCGCTTCGTCTCCGGCATGTCCCATTACTACGACGAGTGCTACGCCGTTCTGAAGGAGGCCGACGTCTTCCCCATCGAGGTGGACCTCTCCCGCACCATGATCAACTACAGCAGCCAGTCGCTCGCCTACAccgacgaggacgaggacgaggacggaggaggaggaggagaaggagaggaaggaggaagcgGCGCATCCAGACAAACGGAGAACGGCGGTGAAAAACTGATCGATGACGCATGA
- the LOC124997735 gene encoding galectin-2-like, which yields MSMQLELKNVDLRPGDQLKIKGTILHDAERFQIDLGSDSDDLALHFNPRFHDDTDGAVLVCNSKAAGCWGDEKREIHNPLQRGSDVKIVLKLAGDVFEVELPDGHEVQFPNRVGVDVINYIRVMGDFKLTCFKIC from the exons ATGAGCATG CAACTTGAACTAAAGAATGTGGATCTGAGACCTGGAGATCAACTCAAAATAAAGGGGACAATTCTGCATGATGCTGAGAG ATTCCAGATTGACCTCGGCTCTGATTCAGACGACCTGGCGCTGCACTTTAACCCCCGTTTCCATGACGACACAGATGGAGCTGTGCTTGTGTGCAACTCCAAGGCTGCTGGATGCTGGGGTGATGAGAAACGGGAAATACACAACCCTCTACAGAGGGGCTCTGATGTGAAG ATTGTGTTGAAGCTGGCTGGAGACGTCTTTGAAGTGGAGCTTCCTGATGGACATGAAGTCCAGTTTCCCAACCGTGTTGGTGTGGACGTCATCAACTACATCAGAGTCATGGGGGACTTCAAACTGACCTGCTTCAAGATCTGCTGA